The following are encoded together in the Streptomyces sp. NBC_01465 genome:
- a CDS encoding MazG-like family protein: MNTALWPIVAHITATLNQANGTGEHEIAMRLLKVTEEAGEVAAAYIGSTGQNPRKGTTHTTHDVAQELADVIIAAAVALHSLTNQAPAVLDAKLHAAARRLHTDPALPATKRDA, encoded by the coding sequence ATGAACACCGCCCTGTGGCCGATCGTGGCCCACATCACCGCCACCTTGAACCAGGCCAACGGCACCGGCGAACACGAGATCGCCATGCGCCTGCTGAAGGTCACCGAGGAAGCGGGCGAAGTCGCCGCCGCGTACATCGGCAGCACCGGCCAGAACCCCCGCAAAGGCACGACCCACACCACCCACGACGTGGCGCAAGAACTGGCCGACGTCATCATCGCCGCCGCGGTCGCCCTGCACTCCCTGACCAACCAGGCGCCCGCGGTCCTGGACGCCAAACTGCACGCCGCCGCCCGGCGACTGCACACCGATCCCGCACTGCCCGCCACCAAGCGCGACGCCTAG
- a CDS encoding helix-turn-helix transcriptional regulator, with product MTTAASPRAMLTLPEVCDELRISRSTFYDWRAKGRAPRCIKLPNGDLRIRRGDLNNWLDDREDRG from the coding sequence GTGACCACAGCAGCCAGCCCGCGAGCCATGCTCACCCTCCCCGAGGTGTGCGACGAACTCCGCATCTCCCGCTCGACCTTCTACGACTGGCGCGCCAAGGGCCGTGCCCCGCGCTGCATCAAGCTCCCGAACGGAGACCTCCGTATCCGCCGCGGTGACCTGAACAACTGGCTCGACGACCGGGAGGACCGGGGCTGA
- a CDS encoding YfjI family protein, which produces MTSHTPAPDLWTGADTTEQARPAEPVWEEPIPLTGKRDLPPFPAHVLPAWLGQFVSAVAEETQTPVDLAGSIGLSVLAAAAGGRAVVWIRGNWREPTNLYVVCALPPANRKSAVFALLTDPLYEAEKQLQAAVAPAIVEAAMTARMAREAADKAAAKAAGAEGSKREELTAQAISLAQTAETLSVPVEPLLLADDSTSETVTSLIAEQGGRLAVMSAEGGIFDIIAGRYSGAPNMEVFLKGHAGDRLRVNRQTRREYIDHPALTIGLAVQPDVLRDIAKVKGFDGRGLLARFLYCLPKSLVGERKVITDPIPETTATTYARNIIDLTLSLAEWTDPAVLQLSPEADKALIGFQQRVEPQLGARGGALGHIANWAGKLAGAVARIAALLHLAEHLDTGHTQPITETTMNAAITLGEYFTAHALAVFDVMGADPTVSRARAVLDVLRAEDWTDVSRRDLFTKLSRSEFPNVADLEPATTLLEEHGFLRSYLPERTGTRGRPPAPRYRLHPTLTGGDL; this is translated from the coding sequence ATGACCTCCCACACCCCCGCGCCCGACCTGTGGACCGGAGCGGACACGACAGAGCAGGCCCGGCCCGCCGAGCCGGTGTGGGAGGAGCCGATACCGCTCACCGGGAAACGCGATTTGCCGCCCTTCCCCGCGCACGTCCTGCCCGCGTGGCTGGGGCAGTTCGTGAGCGCGGTCGCGGAGGAGACCCAGACCCCCGTCGACCTCGCCGGATCCATCGGCCTGTCCGTCCTCGCGGCAGCGGCCGGCGGGCGCGCGGTTGTCTGGATCCGGGGCAACTGGCGCGAGCCCACCAACCTCTACGTGGTGTGCGCGCTGCCTCCGGCCAACCGCAAATCCGCCGTCTTCGCCCTACTCACCGACCCGCTGTACGAGGCGGAGAAGCAACTCCAAGCTGCGGTGGCCCCGGCCATCGTGGAAGCGGCCATGACCGCGCGCATGGCCAGGGAAGCTGCCGACAAGGCCGCGGCCAAAGCGGCAGGCGCCGAAGGGTCCAAGCGCGAGGAACTCACAGCCCAGGCAATCAGCCTGGCGCAGACCGCAGAAACGCTCTCCGTGCCGGTCGAACCGCTGCTGCTGGCGGACGATTCCACCTCCGAGACGGTCACCTCACTGATCGCAGAGCAGGGCGGGCGGCTCGCGGTGATGTCCGCCGAGGGCGGCATCTTCGACATCATCGCCGGACGGTACTCCGGGGCCCCGAACATGGAGGTATTCCTCAAAGGCCACGCCGGGGACCGGCTGCGCGTCAACCGCCAGACCCGCCGCGAATACATCGACCACCCCGCCCTGACCATCGGCCTGGCCGTGCAGCCCGACGTGCTGCGCGACATTGCCAAGGTCAAAGGGTTCGACGGGCGCGGGCTGCTGGCCCGCTTCCTGTACTGCCTGCCCAAGTCCCTGGTGGGAGAGCGGAAGGTCATCACCGATCCGATCCCCGAAACGACCGCGACCACCTACGCGCGCAACATCATCGACCTCACGCTGTCCCTAGCGGAGTGGACCGACCCCGCCGTACTCCAGCTCAGCCCCGAGGCCGACAAGGCCCTGATCGGGTTTCAGCAGCGGGTGGAGCCCCAACTCGGGGCACGCGGCGGAGCCTTGGGGCACATCGCGAACTGGGCAGGGAAGCTCGCCGGGGCGGTCGCTCGGATCGCGGCCCTGCTGCACCTGGCGGAGCATCTCGACACCGGGCACACCCAGCCCATCACCGAGACCACGATGAACGCGGCCATCACCCTCGGGGAGTACTTCACCGCCCACGCGCTCGCGGTCTTCGACGTCATGGGCGCCGACCCCACCGTGAGCCGCGCACGCGCCGTACTGGACGTTCTGCGCGCCGAGGACTGGACGGACGTCAGCCGCCGGGACCTGTTCACCAAGCTGTCCCGCAGCGAGTTCCCCAACGTCGCCGACCTGGAGCCCGCCACCACCCTGTTGGAGGAACACGGATTCCTCCGCAGCTACCTCCCCGAGCGCACCGGGACCCGCGGCCGGCCGCCCGCACCCCGCTACCGCCTTCACCCCACGCTGACCGGAGGCGACCTGTGA
- a CDS encoding dynamin family protein: protein MDVRPQLIDALSVLRDRVAAVRLPLPVEGAPRARQTQTELLAQLDDYLVPRLRDPHAPVLAVIGGSTGAGKSTLVNSLVGRRVTEAGVLRPTTRTPVLVCHPDDHHWFAGLRVLPQLTRVWLPQQEEPGEDGDGERVVPGGELKVEVAGTLPRGLALLDAPDIDSLVAGNRSLAAELICAADVWVLVTTASRYADAVPWHLLRTAKEYNATLVTVLDRVPHQVIGEVARQYGALLTRAGLGEVPRFTIPELPESAGGGSGLLPTTAVAPLRAWLTHRAQDPAARQQALDRTASGVVSSLHSRMPELAAAVSGQYAAAVRLAGTVEDAYGEEGKRVRRELKGGAVLAGDARTRWRGYPVDSTAGELLDALVESLTALLECAVAAADERVREDWLKAELSAPHPGADEARERIGVVVRRWRRVLEEQAEDEVRLLERSAAPEPEAVAALLAAALLGGRRARRAGERLAMRIGAQGALRLRDKGAVLVGDCIDQVLDGERDRRLAPLDALDVGPESQAELIAALSVLKREW, encoded by the coding sequence TTGGATGTACGGCCCCAGCTGATCGACGCACTCTCCGTCCTGCGCGACCGGGTGGCGGCCGTGCGCCTTCCGCTTCCCGTCGAGGGGGCGCCGCGTGCGCGGCAGACGCAGACCGAGTTGCTGGCGCAGCTCGACGACTATCTGGTGCCCCGGCTGAGAGATCCGCACGCGCCGGTGCTCGCCGTCATCGGCGGGTCCACCGGCGCCGGGAAGTCCACGCTCGTCAACTCCCTGGTGGGGCGGCGCGTGACGGAGGCCGGGGTGCTGCGGCCCACTACGCGGACTCCGGTGCTGGTCTGCCACCCCGATGATCACCACTGGTTCGCGGGGCTCCGGGTGCTGCCGCAGCTCACTCGCGTATGGCTGCCGCAGCAGGAGGAGCCGGGGGAGGACGGCGACGGGGAGCGGGTCGTTCCCGGGGGTGAGCTGAAGGTTGAGGTGGCCGGGACGCTGCCGCGGGGGCTCGCGCTGCTCGATGCGCCGGACATCGACTCGCTGGTGGCCGGGAACCGGTCGCTGGCCGCCGAGTTGATCTGCGCCGCCGATGTGTGGGTGCTCGTCACGACCGCTTCGCGGTATGCGGATGCCGTGCCGTGGCATCTGCTGCGTACGGCCAAGGAGTACAACGCGACGCTTGTCACCGTTCTCGACCGGGTGCCCCATCAGGTGATCGGGGAAGTCGCGCGGCAGTACGGTGCGCTGCTCACCCGCGCCGGGCTGGGGGAGGTCCCCCGGTTCACCATTCCCGAGCTCCCCGAGTCCGCCGGCGGGGGCAGCGGGCTGCTGCCGACCACCGCCGTCGCGCCGCTGCGCGCGTGGCTCACCCACCGGGCGCAGGACCCCGCCGCCCGCCAGCAGGCGCTGGACCGGACCGCCAGTGGCGTCGTCTCTTCGCTGCATTCGCGGATGCCTGAGCTGGCCGCTGCCGTTTCGGGGCAGTACGCCGCTGCCGTGCGGCTGGCCGGGACCGTAGAGGACGCGTACGGGGAAGAAGGCAAGCGCGTGCGGCGCGAGCTCAAGGGCGGGGCCGTGCTCGCCGGGGATGCCCGGACCCGGTGGCGCGGCTACCCGGTGGACTCCACCGCGGGCGAGCTGCTCGACGCGCTCGTGGAGAGCCTGACCGCGCTCCTGGAGTGCGCCGTTGCCGCCGCCGACGAACGCGTGCGGGAGGACTGGCTGAAGGCGGAGTTGAGTGCTCCGCATCCCGGGGCGGACGAGGCGCGGGAGCGGATCGGCGTCGTCGTACGGCGGTGGCGGCGCGTCCTGGAGGAGCAGGCGGAGGACGAAGTACGGCTGCTGGAACGCTCGGCCGCGCCCGAACCCGAGGCGGTGGCCGCGCTGCTCGCCGCCGCTCTGCTCGGCGGTCGGCGGGCGCGCCGGGCGGGTGAGCGCCTCGCGATGCGGATCGGTGCGCAAGGTGCGCTGCGGCTGCGGGACAAGGGCGCGGTGCTGGTCGGGGACTGCATCGACCAGGTGCTGGACGGGGAGCGCGACCGGCGGCTCGCGCCGCTCGACGCGCTCGATGTCGGGCCCGAGTCGCAGGCCGAACTGATTGCCGCGCTGTCTGTGCTGAAGAGGGAGTGGTGA
- a CDS encoding DNA cytosine methyltransferase, translating into MLTFTDLFCGAGGSSTGLVAAGLELKLAANHSKVAISTHAANHRDADHLCADIDHYDMRRLPRTDILWASPICTELSPAGGRRRAKVSRGQLAFEEEGSIASDTFERTRATFWDVLRAVEVHRYAAVLVENVPEAADWELFDVWVSGMRALRYQVQFVSVSSAHIGGPGNELAPQWRNRIYIAMTREGVPLPDLEPRPLAWCPTCGTDVAAIQSWKKPGARHLGKYGQQYVYRCPNGGVCRHQVVEPYVRPAADIIDWTNLGVRIADRATHRLPPLAATTLRRIQAGLDMLGQRRMVLTVNHGGHDGRAVPADGAPLAARTAKIGDALLIPSGGTWNTTPTTTGEPMRTRLANPKGFEALLTPPHAEDAFMVTLRRNATPTPMDRPVDTVTASGRHHWLVVPYRNAATKTTGEPLHTLGTVDSAAIASPALVLEECRYRMIQPREQLLAQRFPTDYIVHGTKGEQTMQAGNAVSCNVAQWLGERVSEALARTAAHAA; encoded by the coding sequence GTGCTGACTTTCACCGATCTGTTCTGCGGAGCCGGCGGCTCCTCCACCGGCCTGGTCGCGGCCGGACTTGAGCTGAAGCTGGCCGCGAATCACAGCAAGGTCGCCATCTCCACCCACGCCGCGAACCACCGCGACGCCGACCACCTGTGCGCCGACATCGACCACTACGACATGCGCCGCCTCCCCAGGACCGACATCCTGTGGGCCTCGCCGATCTGCACCGAACTGAGCCCGGCCGGCGGGCGCCGTCGCGCCAAGGTCTCGCGCGGGCAGCTCGCCTTCGAAGAGGAGGGGTCGATCGCCTCCGACACCTTCGAGCGCACCCGGGCCACCTTCTGGGACGTCCTGCGCGCGGTGGAGGTCCACCGGTATGCGGCCGTCCTGGTCGAGAACGTCCCCGAGGCGGCGGACTGGGAGCTGTTCGACGTCTGGGTCTCCGGCATGCGCGCCCTGCGCTACCAAGTTCAGTTCGTGTCAGTCTCCTCCGCGCACATCGGCGGTCCGGGCAACGAACTCGCCCCGCAATGGCGCAACCGCATCTACATCGCCATGACCCGCGAGGGCGTACCCCTGCCCGATCTGGAACCCCGCCCACTGGCCTGGTGCCCCACCTGTGGCACCGACGTGGCGGCCATCCAGTCGTGGAAGAAGCCCGGCGCACGCCACCTGGGCAAGTACGGGCAGCAGTACGTCTACCGCTGCCCCAACGGGGGCGTCTGCCGCCACCAGGTGGTGGAGCCGTACGTGCGCCCGGCCGCCGACATCATCGACTGGACGAACCTCGGAGTGCGCATCGCGGACCGCGCCACGCACCGCCTGCCGCCGCTCGCGGCGACCACTCTGCGCCGCATCCAGGCGGGCCTGGACATGCTCGGACAACGGCGCATGGTGCTGACCGTCAACCACGGCGGCCACGACGGGCGAGCCGTCCCCGCCGACGGGGCGCCGCTCGCCGCCCGCACCGCCAAGATCGGCGATGCGCTGCTCATCCCTTCGGGCGGGACCTGGAACACCACTCCGACGACCACGGGCGAGCCGATGCGCACCCGGCTTGCCAACCCCAAGGGCTTCGAGGCGCTTCTGACACCGCCGCACGCGGAAGACGCGTTCATGGTCACTTTGCGGCGCAACGCCACCCCCACCCCCATGGACCGGCCCGTGGACACGGTCACAGCCTCCGGGCGGCATCACTGGCTGGTCGTCCCGTACCGCAACGCGGCCACCAAGACCACCGGGGAGCCGCTGCACACCCTGGGCACGGTCGACTCCGCCGCCATCGCCTCCCCGGCCCTGGTGCTGGAGGAGTGCCGGTACCGGATGATCCAGCCCCGCGAACAGCTCCTCGCGCAGCGCTTCCCCACCGACTACATCGTCCACGGCACCAAGGGCGAACAGACCATGCAGGCGGGCAACGCCGTCTCCTGCAACGTCGCCCAATGGCTCGGAGAGCGCGTGAGCGAGGCGCTCGCGCGGACAGCGGCGCACGCGGCCTGA
- a CDS encoding bifunctional DNA primase/polymerase, with translation MALRLAASGVPVLPLRVGKAPFGNCPACAHNACGGRPNMKTTGPCQCPQPCHGWAAATTNPGVLTSAPWTAVWGQATALAYHPGGARLTVVDLDNEAAVTWAQEHLPPTRTVATTRGQHWIYTGTMRSANTVRPGIDIKSRMSYARWLGSGIGRMAPLPTAVRALAVREETTPGRGGVVSSVPVRAAWDQTVATGCRHTANYVRTGLERGLALVRARTESGAASQAFGVAQFLAAQHTQCPGPCGLDVLGWEITAAAVSVGVPETYAHRAVTNGLNPTGGGGTS, from the coding sequence ATGGCGCTGCGCCTCGCCGCATCCGGCGTGCCGGTGCTACCCCTGCGCGTGGGCAAGGCCCCGTTCGGGAACTGCCCTGCCTGCGCACACAATGCGTGCGGCGGGCGCCCGAACATGAAGACCACCGGCCCCTGCCAATGCCCCCAGCCGTGCCACGGCTGGGCAGCGGCGACCACCAACCCTGGTGTGCTCACGTCGGCACCGTGGACTGCTGTGTGGGGCCAGGCCACGGCCCTCGCCTACCACCCCGGCGGCGCCCGGCTCACCGTCGTCGACCTGGACAACGAGGCGGCGGTCACCTGGGCCCAGGAGCACCTGCCGCCGACCCGGACCGTAGCCACCACCCGGGGTCAGCACTGGATCTACACCGGCACGATGCGCTCAGCGAACACCGTGCGTCCCGGCATCGACATCAAATCCCGGATGTCCTACGCCCGTTGGCTGGGCTCCGGGATCGGTCGCATGGCGCCGCTGCCCACGGCCGTACGCGCGTTGGCTGTGAGGGAAGAAACCACCCCCGGGCGCGGCGGGGTGGTCTCTTCCGTCCCGGTGCGCGCGGCCTGGGATCAGACCGTGGCCACCGGATGCCGACACACCGCCAACTACGTGCGGACCGGACTGGAACGCGGGCTCGCCCTGGTGCGCGCACGCACCGAATCCGGCGCCGCCTCCCAGGCGTTCGGCGTCGCGCAGTTCCTCGCAGCCCAGCACACCCAGTGCCCCGGCCCCTGCGGACTGGACGTACTGGGCTGGGAGATCACCGCCGCCGCTGTCTCCGTCGGTGTCCCCGAGACCTACGCACATCGGGCCGTCACCAACGGCCTGAACCCCACCGGCGGCGGAGGAACGTCATGA
- the ssb gene encoding single-stranded DNA-binding protein produces the protein MSVGDTPITVVGNLTADPELRYTTGGDPLVKFTVASTPRSYDKASGQWKDGTAMFLRCTAWRTLATNIAESLAKGTRVVVSGRLRQNNWQTPEGENRSMLALEVDDIGPSLYFATAKVERSQRTTTARTPDAWNTAPAGSAPAAGGDEPPF, from the coding sequence ATGTCCGTGGGAGACACCCCTATCACCGTCGTCGGCAACCTCACCGCTGACCCGGAACTCCGCTACACCACTGGCGGTGACCCGCTTGTGAAGTTCACCGTCGCCTCCACCCCGCGCAGCTACGACAAGGCCAGCGGGCAGTGGAAGGACGGCACCGCGATGTTCCTGCGCTGCACCGCCTGGCGCACCCTGGCGACCAACATCGCCGAATCCCTCGCCAAGGGCACCCGCGTCGTCGTCTCCGGGCGGCTGCGCCAGAACAACTGGCAGACCCCCGAGGGCGAGAACCGATCGATGCTCGCCCTGGAGGTCGACGACATCGGGCCGTCGCTGTACTTCGCCACGGCCAAGGTCGAACGCTCCCAGCGCACCACCACCGCCCGCACACCCGACGCATGGAACACCGCGCCCGCGGGCTCTGCCCCGGCGGCTGGGGGCGACGAACCGCCGTTCTAA
- a CDS encoding tyrosine-type recombinase/integrase has product MDTTYNVKVWKIEIYKGQRKTTYTVRWTVDGKRERRPFDTEPLADSFRSELISAMRRGEAFNIATGLPVARESGASAVNWYGFAVQFADAQWARTAGNSRKVTAKVLMATTIALLRTEPTAFKPVDVRTALREFAFNKGRRKEAPPEVVAILKWVERNTLTTAAWEDPIKIEEILQAVDTKLDGKRAAASSVKRNRRVLNVAMEYAIKHRILHSNSLPKGRGATPQTSNAVDRRALINPQRMARMLDRIRRRPRGGRRLYAYFATVYYTGPRPEEAVALYVDDVTLPPEDAEDQWCDVLFHTAQPEVGKNWTDDGEIREERGLKGRAEDDTRVVPGPPALTKILREHIKKEELKPGDRLFQGEKGGFLAGSVTRRVWRSVRKAELTEREYKTPMGKRIYDIRHTRLTKWLNDGIPPAQVAYWAGNSVPVLLAFYAGCIEGQIPDLKRRMEAQGDLPELPEED; this is encoded by the coding sequence ATGGACACCACGTACAACGTCAAGGTCTGGAAAATCGAGATCTACAAGGGCCAGCGCAAAACCACGTACACGGTGCGGTGGACTGTCGACGGCAAGCGGGAGCGCCGGCCATTCGATACCGAGCCCTTGGCGGACTCGTTCCGCTCCGAGCTCATCAGCGCCATGCGCCGTGGCGAAGCGTTCAACATCGCCACCGGGCTTCCCGTCGCGCGTGAATCGGGAGCGAGCGCGGTGAACTGGTACGGCTTCGCCGTGCAGTTCGCTGACGCCCAGTGGGCGCGGACGGCAGGCAACAGCCGCAAGGTCACCGCCAAGGTCTTGATGGCAACGACCATTGCCCTGCTGCGCACGGAGCCGACTGCCTTCAAGCCGGTTGACGTACGCACCGCGCTGCGGGAGTTCGCCTTCAACAAAGGGCGTCGGAAAGAGGCGCCTCCCGAGGTGGTCGCGATCCTCAAGTGGGTGGAACGCAACACCCTCACCACGGCCGCATGGGAGGACCCCATCAAGATTGAGGAGATCCTCCAAGCCGTTGACACGAAACTCGACGGCAAACGGGCGGCAGCCAGCTCCGTCAAGCGCAATCGCCGGGTCCTGAACGTGGCTATGGAGTACGCCATCAAGCACCGGATCCTGCACAGCAACTCACTGCCCAAGGGAAGAGGCGCAACGCCTCAGACGTCCAATGCGGTGGACCGGCGCGCCCTGATCAACCCGCAGCGGATGGCCCGCATGCTCGACAGGATCAGGCGGCGGCCTCGTGGCGGTCGGAGGCTGTACGCGTACTTCGCCACGGTCTACTACACCGGGCCGCGTCCCGAAGAAGCCGTGGCGCTGTACGTGGACGATGTCACGCTGCCGCCCGAGGACGCCGAAGACCAGTGGTGCGACGTGCTGTTCCACACCGCACAGCCGGAAGTCGGGAAGAACTGGACCGACGACGGCGAGATCCGCGAAGAGCGAGGGCTGAAGGGACGGGCCGAGGACGACACCCGCGTCGTACCCGGCCCACCCGCGCTGACGAAGATCCTCCGAGAGCACATCAAGAAGGAGGAGTTGAAGCCCGGCGACCGGCTCTTCCAGGGCGAGAAGGGCGGGTTCCTCGCTGGGTCGGTGACCCGCCGGGTGTGGAGAAGCGTCCGCAAGGCGGAGCTCACCGAGCGGGAGTACAAGACGCCGATGGGAAAGCGCATCTACGACATCCGGCACACGCGGCTGACGAAGTGGCTCAACGACGGCATCCCGCCGGCGCAGGTCGCGTACTGGGCAGGCAACAGCGTCCCTGTCCTGCTGGCCTTCTACGCGGGCTGCATCGAGGGGCAGATCCCCGACCTGAAGCGGCGCATGGAGGCTCAGGGGGACCTCCCCGAGCTGCCGGAGGAGGACTGA
- a CDS encoding cell division protein FtsK — MKHPDDDNELFNRLEAEMAPDLGGEVVDLKSARTARDQSATPAPDSDPTGSVDSAPDSFGAPSPDPTPGPWSGESGDPTAPVMVDPPAAKATGPGYLGRLLAAQRRPVVPLWLRSVAELKTATGWVARHYVHTLGYHALRSPVYALRLALQAPSGAAKFVGASMRWMADREGEPVRLAAVRREDAGEYLKLSRQRDGRVRLRTLAMVLATFIGVGAALALYVLAPGWLQAVSVGAVTMALGVAGGKADDPVIHRAVEMPKAVKLTSDIVLRALGALGIPAINQAQGKGRDGFEFTAPITRDGPGWRAEGNLPYGVTVTDVIERRDRLASGLRRPLGCVWPEAVPNEHTGHLVLWVGDEDMSTAKKPKWPLLNSGSVNLFKPVAYGTDQRGRWVEVTLMYIAGIIGAIPRMGKTFLLRLLLLIAALDPRAELHTYDMKGTGDLDPVGNAVSHRHAAGDDDEAIAYALADFRALREELRRRTKVIRSLPRDICPESKVTSELADKRSLGLHPIVIGVDECQVLFEHPKHKDEFEEIATDLVKRGPATGIVLLLATQRPDAKALPTGISANASARWCLKVMGQLENDMVLGTSAYKRGVRATMFAWGDKGIHYFVGEGSDARIVGSAYVDGPGADRIAARARKVRESAGTLSGYALGEEPQVVVGGYDLLSDLLAVIPVKETKVWSETVVARLADLRPEVYDGWEPDGLAAALKPHGIATIQVGRRIEGKFTNKRGIDRSHLTTAIAERDGKRDAS; from the coding sequence GTGAAGCACCCCGACGACGACAACGAACTCTTCAACCGGCTCGAAGCCGAGATGGCCCCCGACTTGGGCGGTGAGGTGGTCGACCTGAAGTCGGCCCGCACCGCCCGCGACCAGTCGGCCACACCCGCCCCCGACTCTGACCCGACCGGGTCGGTCGACTCCGCCCCCGACTCCTTTGGTGCCCCGTCGCCCGATCCGACACCCGGACCGTGGTCGGGGGAGTCGGGCGACCCCACCGCGCCCGTGATGGTGGATCCTCCGGCCGCGAAGGCGACCGGCCCCGGCTACCTGGGTCGCCTGCTCGCTGCCCAGCGGCGCCCGGTCGTTCCGCTGTGGCTGCGGTCCGTGGCGGAGCTGAAGACCGCCACCGGGTGGGTGGCCCGCCACTACGTCCACACCCTCGGCTACCACGCGCTGCGCTCCCCGGTCTACGCTCTGCGGCTCGCCCTTCAGGCGCCGTCCGGTGCGGCGAAGTTCGTGGGCGCTTCCATGCGGTGGATGGCCGACCGGGAGGGCGAGCCGGTGCGCCTGGCCGCGGTTCGCCGCGAGGACGCGGGCGAGTACCTCAAGCTGTCGCGGCAGCGTGATGGCCGGGTCCGGCTGCGGACCCTGGCCATGGTGCTGGCGACGTTCATCGGAGTCGGTGCCGCGCTCGCCCTCTACGTGCTGGCTCCGGGCTGGCTTCAGGCCGTGTCCGTGGGCGCGGTCACGATGGCGCTCGGGGTCGCCGGCGGCAAGGCGGATGACCCGGTCATCCACCGGGCGGTCGAGATGCCCAAGGCGGTCAAGCTCACCAGCGACATTGTGCTGCGCGCGCTGGGAGCCCTCGGCATTCCGGCGATCAACCAGGCGCAGGGCAAGGGCCGGGACGGGTTCGAGTTCACCGCCCCGATCACCCGGGACGGTCCCGGCTGGCGGGCGGAGGGCAACCTGCCCTACGGCGTGACCGTGACCGACGTCATCGAGCGCCGCGACCGCCTCGCCTCCGGGCTGCGCCGCCCGCTGGGCTGCGTGTGGCCCGAGGCGGTGCCCAACGAGCACACCGGGCACCTGGTGCTGTGGGTCGGCGATGAGGACATGTCGACCGCGAAGAAGCCCAAGTGGCCGCTGCTGAACAGCGGCAGCGTGAACCTGTTCAAGCCCGTCGCGTACGGCACCGACCAGCGGGGACGCTGGGTCGAGGTCACCTTGATGTACATCGCGGGCATCATCGGCGCCATCCCGCGCATGGGCAAGACGTTCCTGCTGCGTCTGCTGCTGCTGATCGCGGCCCTGGATCCGCGAGCTGAGCTGCACACCTACGACATGAAGGGCACCGGCGACCTGGACCCGGTCGGCAACGCCGTCTCCCACCGGCACGCGGCGGGCGACGACGACGAGGCGATCGCGTATGCGCTGGCGGACTTCCGCGCACTGCGCGAGGAACTGCGACGGCGCACCAAGGTGATCCGCTCCCTGCCCCGGGACATCTGCCCAGAGTCGAAGGTGACCAGCGAGCTGGCCGACAAGCGCTCGCTCGGTCTGCACCCGATCGTGATCGGGGTGGACGAGTGCCAGGTGCTGTTCGAGCACCCCAAGCACAAGGACGAGTTCGAGGAAATCGCCACTGACCTGGTCAAACGCGGCCCGGCCACCGGCATCGTCCTCCTACTCGCCACCCAGCGACCCGACGCGAAGGCCCTGCCCACCGGCATCTCGGCGAACGCCTCCGCCCGCTGGTGCCTGAAGGTCATGGGCCAGCTGGAGAACGACATGGTGCTGGGCACCTCCGCCTACAAGCGCGGGGTGCGGGCGACCATGTTCGCCTGGGGCGACAAGGGCATTCACTACTTCGTCGGTGAAGGCTCCGATGCCCGCATCGTGGGCTCCGCGTACGTGGACGGCCCCGGCGCCGACCGCATCGCCGCCCGCGCCCGCAAGGTCCGCGAGAGCGCCGGAACCCTGTCCGGGTACGCGCTCGGGGAGGAGCCGCAGGTCGTGGTCGGCGGCTACGACCTGCTCTCCGACCTGCTCGCCGTCATCCCGGTCAAGGAAACCAAGGTCTGGTCGGAGACCGTCGTGGCCCGCCTCGCCGACCTGCGCCCCGAGGTCTACGACGGCTGGGAGCCCGACGGGCTCGCCGCGGCCCTCAAGCCGCACGGCATCGCCACCATCCAGGTGGGCCGCCGGATCGAAGGCAAGTTCACCAACAAGCGCGGCATCGACCGCTCACACCTCACCACCGCGATTGCGGAGCGTGACGGAAAGCGGGACGCGAGCTGA